The Harpia harpyja isolate bHarHar1 chromosome 13, bHarHar1 primary haplotype, whole genome shotgun sequence genome contains a region encoding:
- the LRRTM4 gene encoding leucine-rich repeat transmembrane neuronal protein 4 isoform X2: MGFHLIKQLRGMSVLLVLLPMVLFVMLAGAQRACPKNCRCDGKIVYCESHAFRDIPQNISGGSQGLSLRYNSIQKLKSNQFAGLNQLIWLYLDHNYISSVDEDAFQGIRRLKELILSSNKITHLHNKTFHPVPNLRNLDLSYNKLQVLQSEQFKGLRKLLILHLRSNSLKTVPIRVFQDCRNLDFLDLGYNRLRSLSRNAFAGLLKLTELHLEHNQFSKINFAHFPRLFNLRSIYLQWNRIRSISQGLTWTWSSLHNLDLSGNDITGIEPGTFQCLPNLQKLNLDSNKLTNISQETINTWISLISITLSGNMWECTRSICPLFTWLKNFKGNKESTMICAGPKHIQGEKVSDAVETYNICAEIQVVVTERSYQPPKTPPRPVFIPKPTISKLESNQPTSVMPSPSADLPTPGVEPEYEHVSFHKIIAGSVALFLSVAMILLVIYVSWKRYPASMKQLQQHSLMKRRRKKARESERQMNSPLQEYYVDYKPTNSETMDVSVNGSGPCTYTISGSRECEV, translated from the coding sequence GTTTCCATTTAATTAAGCAGCTGAGAGGCATGAGTGTGTTGTTAGTGCTACTTCCTATGGTGCTGTTTGTTATGCTTGCGGGGGCTCAGCGAGCTTGCCCCAAGAACTGCAGATGCGATGGCAAGATTGTGTACTGCGAATCTCATGCATTCAGAGACATCCCTCAGAATATTTCTGGAGGGTCTCAAGGCTTATCGTTACGGTACAACAGCATTCAGAAGCTTAAATCAAATCAGTTTGCGGGCCTGAATCAGCTCATATGGCTTTATCTTGACCATAATTACATCAGCTCCGTGGATGAGGATGCATTTCAGGGGATCCGCAGGCTGAAGGAATTAATTCTAAGCTCCAACAAAATTACCCATCTGCACAACAAAACATTTCACCCGGTCCCCAACCTCCGCAATCTGGACCTCTCTTACAACAAGTTGCAGGTGTTGCAGTCTGAGCAGTTCAAGGGCCTTCGTAAACTCTTGATCTTGCATTTGCGGTCTAACTCGCTGAAAACGGTGCCGATCCGAGTTTTCCAAGACTGCCGAAACCTTGACTTTCTGGATTTGGGCTACAACCGCCTGCGGAGCTTATCCCGTAATGCTTTCGCTGGCCTTTTGAAGTTGACAGAGCTCCACTTGGAGCACAACCAGTTTTCTAAGATCAATTTTGCCCACTTTCCACGCCTCTTCAACCTTCGCTCGATTTATTTGCAGTGGAATAGGATCCGGTCTATTAGCCAAGGGTTAACGTGGACTTGGAGTTCCTTGCACAACTTGGATTTATCAGGAAATGACATTACAGGGATAGAGCCTGGGACCTTCCAGTGCCTCCCCAACCTGCAAAAGCTGAACCTGGATTCCAACAAACTCACCAACATCTCTCAGGAGACCATCAATACATGGATCTCGCTCATCTCCATCACTCTGTCCGGAAATATGTGGGAATGTACTCGAAGCATTTGCCCTCTGTTTACTTGGCTTAAGAATTTCAAGGGAAACAAAGAGAGCACTATGATATGTGCAGGCCCTAAACATATCCAGGGTGAAAAAGTGAGCGATGCTGTGGAAACATATAATATCTGTGCTGAAATCCAGGTGGTGGTTACTGAGAGATCGTACCAGCCACCCAAAACCCCCCCGAGACCTGTCTTCATTCCTAAACCTACCATTTCCAAACTTGAAAGCAATCAGCCGACGTCTGTTATGCCAAGCCCTTCTGCAGACCTCCCAACACCTGGAGTGGAACCAGAGTATGAGCACGTTTCCTTTCACAAAATAATCGCTGGGAGCGTGGCCCTCTTTCTTTCCGTGGCCATGATTTTGTTGGTTATCTACGTGTCGTGGAAGCGCTATCCAGCCAGCATGAAACAGCTCCAGCAGCACTCTCTCATGAAGAGGCGCAGGAAAAAGGCCCGAGAGTCTGAAAGGCAAATGAACTCCCCTTTACAGGAGTATTACGTGGACTACAAGCCAACAAACTCTGAGACCATGGATGTATCGGTTAATGGATCTGGGCCCTGCACGTATACCATCTCTGGCTCCAGGGAATGTGAGGTATGA